Genomic window (Sphingomonas japonica):
TTCATCACGATGCGTGCCATGGAATGGGTGCCCGAAATCCGCTTGGGGTGGATGGGGCGTCCTGATAGGAAGCCGCCATGCCAAACGCAAGCGATCCCGCCGCCCCCCTGCCCGCGCCGACCGCGTCGTCGATCGTCGCGCGCGAGGCCGAGCATTTCGGCGCGATGGCGGCGGACTGGTGGGATCCGAAAGGCTCGTCGGCGATGCTTCACCGGTTGAATCCGGTGCGCCTGAAATTCCTTCGCGAGGCGATCGACGATCATTGGTCGGGCGATGCGGCGGCATTCGCGCCGCTGGCGGGAAAGCGCGCACTCGACATCGGTTGCGGCGCCGGGCTGCTTACCGAGCCGCTGGCACGATTGGGAGCAGAGGTGACGGGCATCGACGCAGCGCCCGAGAACATCACGGTCGCCGCGGCGCATGCCCGCGCCGCGGGGCTGACGATCGACTATCGCACCGGCGATCTGGCAGCAGTCGCCGAGGCGAACTTCGACCTGGTCACCGCGCTCGAAGTCGTCGAGCATGTCGCCGACCCCGAAGCCTTTGTCGCCGCGATCGCGCAGGTGCTGGCGCCGGGCGGCATGGTGATCCTGTCCACGCCAAATCGTACTGCCCTGTCGCGGGTCGCGATGATCGGCATTGCCGAGGGAATGGGCGCGATCCCGCGCGGGACGCACGACTGGCAACGCTTCATCGCGGCCGACGAGATGGTCGCCATGCTCGCGCGGCACGGGTTGGTCGTCGTCGCGCGGCGCGGGATCGGCTGGTCGCCGACGAGCGGCTTTGCGCTCACCCCGGATGAGAGGCTCAACTATATCCTCGCAGCAGTGCGCGGCTGATCACTGGCCGAGGTCGAGGACGAACACCGGACCCAGATCGATGACTTGCACCGCGCTTCCGAAATGCATCGACGCGGCGAGCGCACCGGCGGCGTAGTCGGCGTCGGCGACACCCGCGACCTGCTGCATCTGCCATTCGGGGCCGACTTCGAACGGCTTTCCGAACAGTCCGGTATAGGGATCGGCGGCATGTTGAATCTGGACGTTGGCGAGCTTGCCGGGCGCCCCGCCCTCGGTCTTCTCGGCGCGCGCCCAGAACGCCAGGACCAGCTTGTCGCCCTTCTTGACCGGTTTCGACAGCGGCACGTTGAGGCCGACGTTCCGTGGCTGCGCGGGATTGGCGGTGGCGACCGCGATCCGCATCGCCTTGCCGAACTGGACCTTGGCGTCCTTGATCACCTTGGGCTTGACGCCATAGGGCGCGAACGCATCGGGGCGCGGGTTATTGACGATCTGATCCTCGATCGCCGGAGCGGCCGACTGCGCCGCCTCCTGCGCCATGCCATAGCCCCCGACCAGCATCGCCCCGAGCGCAAGCGCCACCGCCAATCGCTTCATCTTCCCCCCCTGCAGCATCGTTGTGCAGGACGGAGGCTAGGGCGGCACGCACCCGCGATCAACATGGTAAACGCGTTGCCGAATAGTTGGCGGTTTGGGCGGCAATCGCTGCGAAGAGGCGCGATTGCCGCAAAGTTTAGATCAGGGACGGATGCATGGACGATCGAAATCGTTACATTCTTCGGGCGTGTTGCAGCTGTTCAAATCCTGGAAGAGGATGTTGTAGTAATTCCATTCCGGCGTGTTCCTCGGGGCTCCTGTTTCCCGATCAGCGTATTTCCAGGCTTCGCTAACGCAATAAGTGGGCGCTGCCTTTGCATCGTCCTGGCTTGCGACGATGCCCGTTCCGGCGATCAGCGCGAATGCCCCTACGTTCAACAGTGTCTTGCGACCCATCGTACCTTCTCCTCATCTGGCGCGCCTTCCAAGGGGCGCTTCCAAAGTCTAGCGGGGCGCTGCCGGGATGCGAGTTACAACGCTGTTATTTGAGCTGAACGACGTTGGATCGGCAACTATCGATCGCGCCTCCGTCGCTCATCGCCCATACCGCGAAGATGCCCTTCCGACTCCGCAAGACCATGTCCGCGCGTCCACTTCTGCGTGCTTTCCAGCGGGTCCGCGGAAACCGGCCCGACCCAGACGCCATGACTGATCTCAGCGATGTCCAGCACAAGGACCTCGACCTCTCGATCCGCCTCGGTGCGA
Coding sequences:
- the ubiG gene encoding bifunctional 2-polyprenyl-6-hydroxyphenol methylase/3-demethylubiquinol 3-O-methyltransferase UbiG; translation: MPNASDPAAPLPAPTASSIVAREAEHFGAMAADWWDPKGSSAMLHRLNPVRLKFLREAIDDHWSGDAAAFAPLAGKRALDIGCGAGLLTEPLARLGAEVTGIDAAPENITVAAAHARAAGLTIDYRTGDLAAVAEANFDLVTALEVVEHVADPEAFVAAIAQVLAPGGMVILSTPNRTALSRVAMIGIAEGMGAIPRGTHDWQRFIAADEMVAMLARHGLVVVARRGIGWSPTSGFALTPDERLNYILAAVRG